In the genome of Kazachstania africana CBS 2517 chromosome 6, complete genome, the window GGTTAGGGCTTGCTTTGAAATGAATCATTTAATTACTTTTTTCGGTAGTATGTCATGCAAAAATGGTAATAAGCGAGAGGATCTTTGTAATACCATGTAGTTGAAACAGTAAATATTCTATCGGGTTCTAATAACTGCTGGCCCCTATGTTGTCTGGATTTACTTGAAAAGTTAGGAGAAGTTAGTGACTAATGTGACGGGAATTCTTGTTTTGTCAAGATAGACTATAAATTTGGCAAAAATGTATTATTAGTGGAATCTCAAGTTTTTACAGACGAAAGAAATTAACTAATCTTCAAAAGCTCTTGTGTACCTAGAAAGATTGACAAACGTATACGCTCAGCATTCATAACGGAATGCTATAAACTTGTCTCTTTATTGGGCTAGTGAAAAGGCCAAGAGGCTGCAAAAATTCCAGgttctttgaaattgaatttgtagCTAGTTATTCAATAGCATCACTGTGATAAAGACGATTAGTATGTGCTCTTCTGACAATGCTTAAAAAATTCCTTTTCGACTACGGTAAGTCATATTGCTTTCTGTAGCATCAAGCACACATGATAGTAAGTTTCTTCTAGCAGGATTATCTACTTGCGACGTTTTGCAAAATGTATTATAAAATGCAAATAGATAATCGTTTCACAAGAACCATTATATACTAGCGCTTTAACTATTCGGCCTTTCAGAAAAATGTTCATTTGTAATTAAGATGTATATTGagaaaataattgaaaatcttcaaaaccTGATCAATGCAGCCCCTAGGACGAGTGTTGCAGAATAGTATTCTATAAACACTACAAGATTAGATAGATTGAACCCCCTATATctgctggaaatggcaatataccgacatttcaatgttttgatagttagCATGACTAATTTAGAATCTtatagaagatatgaacaataattatggtgtgataaacacgatTATTTGTTGACAcgaaataattatggtaTGATAAACACGATCATTTGTTGACACGAAATATttatggtgtgataaacacgatAACGTATTGACTCATAAATCTATAACATGATAATTGGcataattcaaaatgtattggaaaaggtataaatactcaggtgaacactgaagtttgatcaaagtttgtatcactttatattactttatattatgattatattttatatataaccagtgtattatttggtataaccactgattaataagaattactTCAATAACTTGACTGACATCCACAACATGAACactattaaagaaaataatataaagagatcatcctctgatcttccttcaCGTCAATATCCCCCATTATAATTAAATGAGGCAGTGACAAAGTCCAAAACACTTCAAAAAGGATTTTCACATGTGGGTCGCATTTTCGACAAAAAAGACAAGAAAATAAGCCATCTTAGTATAGTGGTTAGTACACATCGTTGTGGCCGATGAAACCCTGGTTCGATTCTAGGAGAtggcaatttttttctcaagAAGCAACATGTAACACATAAATCAAGAAGGTTTTGCTGCATGGTTGTAGTAGCAAAAATGTGATTTAAAGTACccatattatattttttttctggtaatatttcttatcattattatataCAATGAAATACATAAACGCTTTTATTTATGTATAATTCATGGCTTTGGAATCTTGAGACTTTTAGAGATCATACCACATCCatgaaggaaaaaattagCACCAAAGGATGAAATTCCAAGAATTTACCTTTTCTAATGATTCCAAATGGAACTTCATCGTTGAATCGATTCAATTTAATCAATAATTCCATACCACAAACTTCGAAAAGAGTTGTTGGCATTGGAAAACCTTCGAAAAACTTAGATTTACCTTTCTTGTCCTTTGGTAATTGACCAACAGTAACGTTGAATCTTGCGAGCCTACAAAGACCGCATAGTACAAAAAAGGATAGTATAAAGACATCTAATGTAGTTTGGAAGCCAATAGCGAAGGCAATTGAAGCTGGAGCGACACCAAAGGAAATTAAATCTGCTAAAGAATCTAATTCTTGTCCCATTAATGATGATCTATTTCTCAATCTTGCGACTCTACCATCTAAGAAATCAAACACTGTTCCtaagaaaataaacaaatGTGCTCTCTGCACATAATATGATTTTTTAGTCAATGTGAATCTGAGACACGATACAATGGAATAGAAACCACTAAACCCATTTAACATTGTAATGAAATCGGCCATGTGCAGATTTCTGATCATGCTAAAATGGTATTTATCACTAGTGAAAAGATctatatcattttcatttggagGAGCTAACGGAGTCGTGTCAATGgtaaaaattgttgatgattttttaCTTAAATGATGTTCACTTGCAATTGATAATTGATCAATGTCACTCTCGTGATCTTCAGTAACAGACCTCTGTCTTAGTTCTGATTCCATGGCCGAATAGTGCGTGTTAGTTAGATGTTAATTGAAGTTTGTGCTATTGAACACAGTTATCCtttttattcaatgttTCTTAAATACTGAAATTTGATGGTTTGTTTTATATTTCCAGTGCCGTGCAGTCTTTTGCCTTGTGAAAATTTAAGTCGaggacaaaaaaaaaaaaaaagacagtCATAGGATTCACATCAGTAAAATTaccatatattttttatatttattaatCGACAAAAGAAGTATGtaagaatatataaaatggATCCTatcatttcaatttttcaagtgtTTCTAAATTCATTGCACCACCAAGACGAGCATCAAATTCGTAGCCACGGTTGAGCATCTTGGTCAAAGTTTCATAATAAGGCGGAACACCGGGACCGTCTTTTTCGGGTGGATTGTTTTTGAGTACTTCATTGAAGTAATTGTGGTATATGTCACCGTCGAAGTATCCAATTGGAGCATTTAACATTTCGTCGGGTAATTCGAAGGCATCGGTTAATTTGATGCAATCTTTTCTTATAATTGATAGCAAGTTGAATAACCTTGGTTGAATGATATTGGAAATGTCCTTACTCTTGAAAACACCAAATTGTTGGAACTCGCCAGAGTGCTTGTCAATGAAataaactgaaaataatttgtAAACGTTCCACATGGTTTCTTTTGTGGCATTATCTTTAATGAATGAAACGTCCGAacaattcaatttttcatagtAAACTTTGAGCATTGTATGAATTGcatgaaattttgcaaTTAAGACCAGTAATTTAGTAATCTTATCGAATGCTTTAGTTGCTTGTATCGTTTTCCCAACATGAATGAGTAATTGAACTAACATTATTGACCACGCTTCATAATAAGATTCCATATTGTCATCATCCAAAGATGCAGTTAATTGATTAGTATAAACTCTCTGAAGAAACATTGGATCTAAATAATGGAAAGAATCTGAATCCAAATCAGCATTAAATTTCCCCTTTGTAGAAGCATCGgcaaatttttttagaatTGATTTTGCTGAAgttaaagataaaatattattatcaccTTCCCAAGTACATTGTACAACCCAATCATTGTAGCCTTTACCAAATCCATTATATTGTGAGTAACCATGTCCACCGCAACTTTGTCTCAATTCGTCAATTAAACTTGCAACTAACCACGTATTTGTTGCCTTTAAACTTGCACttgaaataaataaatttttcaatttgtgaCTTACCTTTTTCAATGCCTTAGGGTCTctattatttgaagatgttgCTGCGTACAGTTCGTCTAAAGTGGAATAATAAGTTTTCATGAGATTGTGTGCAGCAGGTGCAATTAAATAAACGATGGCTAATTGTGGTAAGACTCGATATTGATGTAAAGGATAATCAATCAATTGTGTTTCATCAGGAGAATTTTCAGATTTGAATTGTTGTCTACCAACGGCATATCTTGTAGCAACTGTAACAAATTTTGAGCCAAATCTGAATGAATCCATTACCATGTTGACTCTACCACTTAATAGAGCACTATAACCTGAAATtgaatccaaatttttatcaattttgacAGTGACATCAGTTTTAGTATCATTTGGAATAACTTTAGCAAATCTTGATAGCATAAATTCTCTTGGGATTATTAcatttttaaattgaatCCAACCATTATCGATACCATCTCTGCCCATTTTTTTACCAATGTCACCAATGATAACACCTGGTAACAATTGGAAAGTGCTCAAATCACGTAATGGGACAACAAAAGTTTTTACACCATAGTCTGTTCCTTTAACGATCAATCTTGCGTATACGACGGAATGAGTTGCAGAACTTGCAGCACCACCTATCCACCATTTGGTCGCTGTTAGATCGGGCGTCACTATGGTGAAAGTATCATTTTGCAAATTATAAATAGCTTTTGTTTGTAAATTTGCGACATTTGAACCGTGACCTAATTCCGTCATTGCAAAACAACCATAGATACCTTTTAACATGACAGCACCACGAGTTTGTAACCAATATTTAATTTGCTGTGGGGTACCGTTGCCTTTAATACAATTACCGAATAAACCAAGATGGACTCCGACACGTGTAGATAATTGGGGATCAATATTACCAATAAGTGATAATCTTTTATCGAAGAACGCTAAATCTTTATTTGTTAATTCTGGTAATTCGCCGTTTTCATCTGCTTGCagtttttgaatcaaatccGTGTCTTTAAAATGATTACGTGCAGTTTTAATATCTTTTTCCATGTAAATTGacaatcttgaaatttttttagcTGTAATTTCTCGTTCTTGAGCTTTTGTTAAATCATAATAATCAGTATCAGTCTTTAAAATCGGATCATTGACAATTTCATCAGTCAATTGATGGGTTATCTGTTGACTTTCGGGATTATCTTCCAAAAATGTATTGATTTGATCCGCgattaattttgattttgaccTTTCATTAGAGATAAGTTGTTGTGGTTTAAAAACTATAGAACGAGTATCTGTAGTAGTCGATCTCGTCATTATGCTAATAATATCCTCCTTTCAAGTCACTTTGTAGGAGAGTTATTGTgcaaaaaaacaaaataagaTAACTTGATAACTTCAACCTCCcctttatatatgttttaCTCCATCgcatcatttttttttttccctctCGGACCTCGGCGGTTAAAAATCGATTTTTGcctgaaattttttgtttctggGGAAGCGGACCGGAGTTTAAGAGTCCATTGTATCCGTGTGCGTGTGAGCGGGAGGGTAACATGATGCGTTTTTAGAATTGACGAAAGGCGGAGAGGCAGCCGATGGGGAAGCCAATGGAAATGCAGAGTGCAGCTGTTTAGCCGCCGAGGGGTATCTCCTccacacacacacacacagAACATGCGTTTAAAGCTTCAGTTCAGCCCTCCCCTCGGGGGAACGAAAATTTTTACTACAGATAGTGATTAACCGCCAAAGCAGGGTACATTTACCCGGTGCGTGAGAAAGAGATGTTTTACTCTTAAGATGCTGTCCATCTTATTATCACAAGTTAACATCACAAACTAGGCGCTATTTGGAACAGACACTAAAGGAGCATACATGTATATAAGGATTTCAAGGTCAGTTTGAGACCCCCGTTGTGGTGGTCACTGCTAGGAAGTGATACAGCGTTACACGAAGTTGCCATGATTCCAGTGTTTCACTCTGCCCTCATGGACGATGCCACAAAGTTCCACATAAAGCCACACAAAGCCACACAAAGCCACAGAATTCTGCATAATCATAAATGACGAAATAAGACAAACCCTAAAAATACGCGCAATCATATTTCACGAACCCTACGGTACCAAAAAGGAAACAGTCTCCCGGGTAACACTTCCCCTATAactttccattttttttcaatttgtacAAGTGGGCAACAAGACtggacaaaaaaaaaaagaagacaGAGAGACCAGTCCGTGCAGTGGTGTAGTCTcgagaaaatttcaagGAATGAAAAGAACTTTTATATTCTTAAAACAAACACTAGtcaatttaattttattcatttcaatttgaatacGTACATTTAAAAATCTTCAACCTTTTCATAACCAAATCAAAAGCGCTTTCCAAATGAGTGATCTACCTATCGAATTCACTGAATTGGTTGATTTAACTTCTCTAGGGATCTCCCCTCAATCCTTAGATTTTAGATCTACCacttttgaaagtgatCACTACGTAACCGTTAGAGAATCAATTGATGGTAATAATTCAGTTGCTATAGTCGACCTCTCAAATGGTAATCAAGTTACAAGGAAAAATATGGGCGGTGATTCCGCAATCATGCATCCAAATCAAATGGTTATTTCTGTAAGAGCAAATGGTACCATTgtacaaatttttaatttagaaacaaaatcaaaattaaaatctttCACTTTAGATGAACCTGTCATCTTTTGGAAATGGCTTAATGATGAAACTTTAGGTTTTGTTACAGCAAGATCAATTCTCGTATCAAATGTGTTTGATGGTAACGTTAATGCAAAACCACAAGTATTGACAACGAGACATGCCAATTTAAATAATACTCAAATTATTAACTTTGTTGCAAATGCAAAATTAGATTGGTTTGCAGTAGTTGGTatcattcaagaaaatggtTCCATTGCTGGTAAGattcaattattttctaaACAACGTAACATTTCACAAGCAATTGATGGTCACGTTGCTATCTTCACTGAAACGTTATTGGAAGGTAATGGTTCCTCTCCAGTACAAATCTTTGTCACAGGTAATAGAAACACTACAACTGGAACTGGTGAATTAAGAatgattgaaattgatcACGATGCCTCTTTACCAACTCAATACCAAAAGAGAACTACCGATATCTTCTTTCCTCCTGACGCAACAAATGATTTCCCAATTTCCGTTCAAGTCTCTTCCAAATATGGTATCGTCTACCTATTAACTAAATATGGTTTCATCCATTTATACGAACTAGAAACTGGTACAAATCTTTTCGTAAATAGAATCACTGCAGAATCAGTGTTCACTGCTACTTCCTTCCATAACAAAAATGGTATTGCTTGTATCAATAAGAAAGGTCAAGTTCTTGCTGTGGAAATTGCTACTGAACAGATCGTTTCAtacattttgaataaactatcaaatgtttctttaGCATTAACAGTAGCAACAAGAGGTGGATTGCCTGGTGCAGATGATTTATTCAgtaaacaatttgaatctttgTTATCTCAAGGTGATTATCAAAGTGCTGCTAAAATTGCAGCATCTTCTCAAAGtttaagaaatcaaaatacTATTAatagattgaaaaatattcaagcAGCTCCAGGTGCAATATCTCCAATCTTATTATATTTCTCCACTTTATTAGACAAAGGTAAATTAAACAAGGAAGAAACCATTGAATTAGCTAGACCTGTCTTACAACAAGATAGGaaacaattatttgaaaaatggttaAAGGAAGATAAATTAGAATGTTCCGAACAATTAGGTGATATTGTTAAACCATTCGATACCAAATTAGCTTTAGCTTGTTATCTAAGAGCAGAAGTCCATGCCAAAATCATATCGTCTTTAGCTGAATTACAAGAGTTCGATAAAATCTCACCTTATTGCCAAAAAGTCAATTATCAACCAAATTACCAAGTTCTCTTATCTACTATTATGAGATCTTCTCCTGATAGAGCTTCTGAATTCGCGATTTCTTTGTTACAGAATCctgaaatttcttcaactttggatattgaaaaaattggtgatcttttcttttcacaaaatttcattcaacAAGGtacttcattattattagatgcTCTAAAAAATGATACCCCAGATCAGGGCCACTTACAAACAAGAGTTTTAGAAGTTAATTTGTTACATGCTCCTCAAGTTGCTGATGCCATCTTAGGTAACAACATCTTCTCTCACTATGATAAACCAACAATCGCATCTCTTGCCGAAAAAGCTGGACTTTATCAAAGAGCCTTAGAAAATTATACTGATATCGAAGATATCAAGAGATGTGTCGTCCACACTAATGCTTTAACCATAGATTGGTTAATTTCTTACTTTGGTAAATTAAATGTTGAACAATCATTAGCTTGCTTGAGAGCTTTAATTGATGACAACTTACAAGCAAATATCCAAATTGTTGTACAAGTTACTACCAAGTTCTCAGATTTAATTGGCTCCCAAATTCTGATCaaactttttgaagattataATGCAACTGAAGGTTTATACTATTATTTGGCCTCTTTAGTTAATTTAactgaagataaagatgTCGTTTACAAATACATCGAAGCTGCCGCTAAAATGcaacaattcaatgaaattgaaagaattgcTAGAGATAACAATGTCTTTGATCCTGAAAGAGTGAAAAACTTCTTAAAAGATGCAAACTTACAAGATCAATTACCATTTGTCATCGTATGTGATCGTTTTGGTTTTGTTCATGAAATGATCTTACATCTTTACAAGacacaaaatttgaaattcattCAAACTTACGTTCAACAAGTCAACCCATCAAAGACCCCTGAAGTTGTTGGTGCTTTATTGGACATGGATTGTGATGAATCATTCATCCAAACTCTTCTAAATTCCGTTTTAGGTCAAGTTCCTATTAATGAACTAACTGCTGaagttgaaaagagaaacagattaaaattaattttacCTTTCTTGGAACAAACTTTAGCTCAAGGTGCTCAAGATCAAGCTATTTATAATGCATTAGCTAAGATTTACATTGATTCTAACAATTCTCCAGAgaagtttttgaaagaaaatgatcaATATGATACCTTAGATGTCGGTCACTATTGTGAAAAGAGAGATCCTTACTTAGCTTACATTGCTTACGATAAAGGTAACAATGACGATGATTTAATCAGAATCACAAACGAAAATAGTATGTATAAATATCAAGCTAGATATTTATTAAAACGTTCTGATTCAAGCTTGTGGAACACTGTATTAGACTCTGAAAATATCTATAGACGTCAATTAATCGAATCCGTAATTTCTGTTGGTATTCCTGAATTAACTGATCCAGAACCAGTTTCTTTGACTGTTCAAGCTTTCATGACTAATGGATTAAAATTGGAGTTGATTGAATTGTTAGAAAAGATTATCTTGGAACCATCTCCATTTAACGACAATGTTGCTTTACAAGgattgttattattatccGCCATTAAATATGAGCCATCAAAGGTTTCATCTTACATTGACAAACTAGAAAATTATGATGCCAATGAAATTGCGCCACTATGTATTGAAcatgatttgaaagaagaagcttTCGAAATTTACGATAAACATGAAATGTTTACTAAAGCTTTGAGGGTCCTTGTAGAAGATGTCATGTCTTTGGACAGAGCAGCAACTtatgttgaaaaaattaatactCCTGATTTGTGGGCTCAATTGGGTACTTCTCAATTAGACGGTCTAAGAATTCCAGAAGCTATCGACTCCTATATTAAGGCTAACGACCcatctaattttgaaaatgttattGAGATTGCTGAGCaagctgaaaaattcgaagAATTAATTCCATATCTATTAATGGCTAGAAAGACCATGAAGGAAGCTAAGATTGATGGCTCTCTAATTCTTGCATACGCCCATCTAGACAAGATTCacgaaattgaaaacttgCTATCAGGCTCTACTGTCGCAAACTTAAATGCTGTTGGTGATAAATTATTGGAAAGCAACAATTATAAGGCTGCTAAATTGTGTTATAGCGCTGTCTCtaattattcaaaattagcATCTACTTTAGTTTACCTAGGTGACTACCAAGCAGCCGTTGACACAGCAAGAAAGGCCTCCAATATTAAAGTTTGGAAACTGGTTAATGATGCATGTATTGATCAAAAAGAATTCAGATTGGGCCAAATTTGTGGTTTGAATTTAATTATCCATGCAGAGGAATTAGATGGACTTgtagaaaaatatgaatcAAATGGGTACTTCGAtgaattgatttctttattcGAAGCCAGTTTAGGTTTAGAAAGAGCTCATATGGGTATGTTTACCGAATTAGCTATACtgtattcaaaatatgacACTAGTAAAACATTCGAACATTTGAAGTTGTTCTGGTCTAGATTAAATATCCCAAAGGTAATCAGAGCTGTTGAAACTGCTCACCTATGGCCTGAGTTAGTATTCTTATACGCCCATTATGATGAATGGGATAACGCTGCCTTAACTATCGTTGAAAAGTCCGGCGATGATTTCGATCATGCCTATTTCAAGGAAATAGTTGTTAAAGTTTctaatttagaaatttattacaaGGCTATCAACTTCTATGTTAAAGAGCATCCATCATTATTGGTAGATTTATTAACAGCCTTGACTCCAAGATTAGATATTCCAAGAACtatcaagatattttacAAATCTGATAATCTACCATTAATTAAACCATTCTTAATTAATgttttgcaaaaaaataactCTGTGGTGAATGCTGCCTATCATGATTTGATGATCGAGGAAGGTGACTACAAAGCTCTACAGGCTGCAGTTGACTCATACGATAAGTTCGATCAATTAGGTTTAGCTTCTCGTCTAGAAACACatgaaatcattttcttcagaaAAATCGCCGCTTTATTATACCGCAGAAATAAGAAGTGGATGAAGAGTTTGAACATATTGAAGGAGGAGAAGTTATGGAAGGACGTGATAGAAACTGCTGCAATTTCACAAGATGCTAAAGTAGTCGAAGATTTACTATTATATTTCGTTGAAATTGGCAACAAAGAAGCATTCGTTGCGTTATTATACGCTGCCTATAATTTGGTTAATTATGATTTTGTCTTGGAAACCTCATGGTTAAACTCCTTAgatgatattatcaaaCCTTATGAAATCTCCGTTAAGAAAGAGCAGGTCATGGCTATTGAAAAGTTGTCCAAACACTTGGCAGAGGGAAAATTTAGCGATAATAATCTCAATGATAATCAACCTCTAATGTTAATGAACAGTGCTATGGGTTCCCAACCAACTGGCTTTTAGGTTTCTTTGTGTTTAGAAAACATTCGATAATCTTGGGTCATCTGAGGGgattctcaaaatttttcacatTTCTAATCACATTTGATGATTGTTTGAAGTTTTATTCAGCGAGGAATATTGTATTTTAATGTCAGACgatttccaaaaaatcttctattctatatctaataatttatatacttAAAACTAAAAGATaactaaatttgaatataccagaaatttcaaatttttcatacaattaagaaaatattagatGAAGTATTTAACagtaaaacaaaaaaaaacctAACTATATACAACACAAACTTGAAAACTAGTGACTGGTAAATCCccattttcaatctctGTAATTACTGTTACGGTCTGCTTTTGCAGCcttcttttcaagttcATCCCAGTCATCGCCTTCTGCACTTTCTTCACCACTAAAATCTTCGCTACCATCGTCACTCATATCGTCTTCTTCAgaatcatcttcttccgAATAGGCACTTTCATCTGTTGGATCTTCTTCTGATGCCTCATATTCACTGATTTCCTCATCACTTTCTTCGGAAGCTTCATCATCGGAACCTGTAGCCAAGAAATTCCAACCACCATccaagaagaattgatgTGGGTCCTCCTGAAGTGACTTCATGATGGTACTCCAGTTTAAGTTAATGGTAGAAACGGTATATGGTATGTCCATATCAGTAAGCCATTGTTTTAAGAAATCTAATGACTCAATTGGCACAGTGTTAATGTGTGTCACAGGTTTATTGAAATCCTTATAAACAAAAACCATatcaaaattctttaaaCCAAATTGAACTCTTTCTAGAATACAAATTTCGATTTCTTCCAAGTTAACAACCATGAAAGGTGGTTCAATTAATTGAACTAAACAATCTGTGGTTGGCATACAGAAAACGGCTGATCTATTTGGAACACCTTGGAAACCTAAATCTCTAAATGTACTCTCAACGGAGAATAAACCCTTTGATGCTTCTGCGATGGCATCAGCAAAGTATCTAAACTCTTTATCTAAAGCTGCAcgctttcttctttcttcttgttcttgttctaattcatcttcatcgccatatcttctaaatttgttttgACCACGTCTAGCATTACCAGTTTCATCAACCGCCATATCAGAGGCTTCACGATAGAATTGAACATCTtggatttttttcttacccatcaaaattggattcttcaaatgaataTGAATGATAACGATCAACTCACCTTTACAAGATTGGAAAACgagatttttgatatttgaaaatagaatatCAATTCTACTGTCAGTCCTTAAAGGTGATTGATATCTAATACCGTTTTCATGAATAAAAACAGAGCCGGGGACACGTTTTGTATCAGGACTTGGTCtaacaaaaatttggtCAAGTCTCTTTGTTCTACCGGTTCTATTTTCTATTAATTTGTCTTGATGAACGACATCTGCTAAATTTTTACGTTCTTGTTCCCTCTTTGAGgattctttcttcaaatcagCAATTTGTTTGAATGCCTCGCTCATACGATCACCATCCTTTGATCTTAAGGTGATTGAACGCAAAAATTGGTTTTCAGCCGCATCATCATAAGGCAATTCAACTACCTTTTTAGATAGACCACCAGAAGTACCAGGAGAGTGGAAATTCAAACGTAAGTAGGTATATTCTCCTTCCTCATTTTTTGAACCATTCTTATATGAGTTGATATGAAATGGGACTGGCCTACCATATATTGGAACAATAATAGTTTGGGATTTCCAATCAACATGAAGTCTTAAATCACGAACATTTGTTGGAATTTGTGACTCACGAACGTAAGATtcatatttcttgaaatacTGACGCTCTTCTTTGCTAGTATCATTTGCATCTGCCGCACTGAATCTTAAAAGTCCATCCTTTAACAGCTTTTCGtgcaattttctttgattgtCCTTACGAATTTGTTCCTTTTGTGCATCATTTGAATCACCACGTGCTTCACCACGTAATTTTGTTCTTAAGATTTTAGAATTTCTGGGATCCGCCTTACCAGCAATAACTTTTGGTGGAGtagtcttcttcttttctgctgcatcatcttcttcttcattattgaagTAAAATGAGATTTGAGATCTTGTCTTTGTAAAATTCGTCAAAATCTTTGGttgttcatcttcaacAGATGATAACTGAACAGTATCAGCTAGTTGTAGAGCATAATTATGCTTTGTTTTAGAGTCAgtcaaattattaaaacCGATAGAAATGTTGAAACAGTCACCTGCAGAAACCTTTCTATAATCATTCTTGGTGTTCAAGACAAAATTTGAGTCTCTGAATTCTAAACCCATCAAAGAGCCAATATTTTTGGTGAAATGTGAAACTAAGTCAGGTTTTTGAGTTTCCATATACTTCACAACAGATTCATAAATTTCCTTTGGCGTACGACCAACTTTCAGTTGGTTATTGATGATTTCTCTCTGAAGTTC includes:
- the POX1 gene encoding acyl-CoA oxidase (similar to Saccharomyces cerevisiae POX1 (YGL205W); ancestral locus Anc_3.514); translated protein: MTRSTTTDTRSIVFKPQQLISNERSKSKLIADQINTFLEDNPESQQITHQLTDEIVNDPILKTDTDYYDLTKAQEREITAKKISRLSIYMEKDIKTARNHFKDTDLIQKLQADENGELPELTNKDLAFFDKRLSLIGNIDPQLSTRVGVHLGLFGNCIKGNGTPQQIKYWLQTRGAVMLKGIYGCFAMTELGHGSNVANLQTKAIYNLQNDTFTIVTPDLTATKWWIGGAASSATHSVVYARLIVKGTDYGVKTFVVPLRDLSTFQLLPGVIIGDIGKKMGRDGIDNGWIQFKNVIIPREFMLSRFAKVIPNDTKTDVTVKIDKNLDSISGYSALLSGRVNMVMDSFRFGSKFVTVATRYAVGRQQFKSENSPDETQLIDYPLHQYRVLPQLAIVYLIAPAAHNLMKTYYSTLDELYAATSSNNRDPKALKKVSHKLKNLFISSASLKATNTWLVASLIDELRQSCGGHGYSQYNGFGKGYNDWVVQCTWEGDNNILSLTSAKSILKKFADASTKGKFNADLDSDSFHYLDPMFLQRVYTNQLTASLDDDNMESYYEAWSIMLVQLLIHVGKTIQATKAFDKITKLLVLIAKFHAIHTMLKVYYEKLNCSDVSFIKDNATKETMWNVYKLFSVYFIDKHSGEFQQFGVFKSKDISNIIQPRLFNLLSIIRKDCIKLTDAFELPDEMLNAPIGYFDGDIYHNYFNEVLKNNPPEKDGPGVPPYYETLTKMLNRGYEFDARLGGAMNLETLEKLK
- the CHO1 gene encoding CDP-diacylglycerol-serine O-phosphatidyltransferase (similar to Saccharomyces cerevisiae CHO1 (YER026C); ancestral locus Anc_3.513); protein product: MESELRQRSVTEDHESDIDQLSIASEHHLSKKSSTIFTIDTTPLAPPNENDIDLFTSDKYHFSMIRNLHMADFITMLNGFSGFYSIVSCLRFTLTKKSYYVQRAHLFIFLGTVFDFLDGRVARLRNRSSLMGQELDSLADLISFGVAPASIAFAIGFQTTLDVFILSFFVLCGLCRLARFNVTVGQLPKDKKGKSKFFEGFPMPTTLFEVCGMELLIKLNRFNDEVPFGIIRKGKFLEFHPLVLIFSFMDVV